Proteins from a genomic interval of Afifella aestuarii:
- a CDS encoding YrhK family protein, producing MAFFDPKNNTKSERHRTLYALYEIAFTTVDVSAALLFIVGSWLFFYPELETPAIWCFLIGSICFAMKPTIRIVRELHYLALGDFDDLDKAAHG from the coding sequence ATGGCTTTCTTCGACCCTAAGAACAATACGAAGAGCGAGCGTCACCGCACTCTCTACGCGCTCTACGAAATCGCCTTCACGACTGTGGATGTGAGCGCAGCCCTGCTTTTCATCGTCGGCTCCTGGCTTTTCTTCTACCCGGAATTGGAAACGCCGGCGATCTGGTGCTTTCTCATCGGGTCCATCTGTTTTGCCATGAAGCCGACGATCCGCATCGTGCGGGAGCTGCATTATCTCGCGCTCGGAGACTTTGACGATCTCGACAAGGCGGCGCATGGCTGA
- the ureC gene encoding urease subunit alpha, whose protein sequence is MPATISRAAYADMFGPTTGDKVRLADTDLVIEVEKDFTIYGEEVKFGGGKVIRDGMGQSQHARADGAVDTVITNALIVDHTGIYKADIGLKDGRIAAIGKAGNPDTQPGVDIIIGPGTEAIAGEGKIVTAGGFDSHIHFICPQQIEEALMSGVTTMLGGGTGPAHGTLATTCTPGPWHMARMIEAADAFPMNIGFAGKGNASLPAALEEMVKGGACALKLHEDWGTTPGAIDCCLSVADDYDVQVMIHTDTLNESGFVENTIAAFKDRTIHAFHTEGAGGGHAPDIIKVCGLANVLPSSTNPTRPYTRNTIDEHLDMLMVCHHLDSNIPEDVAFAESRIRKETIAAEDILHDMGAFSIIASDSQAMGRVGEVLIRTWQTAHKMKVQRGRLPEERGDNDNFRVRRYIAKVTINPAIAHGMADEIGSVEAGKRADLVLWDPAFFGVKPFMVLIGGSIAAAPMGDPNASIPTPQPVHYRPMFGAYGKALTNSSVTFVSKAAIDDGLAARLGVAKELVPVKNTRGGISKASMLLNDATPEIAVDPETYEVRANGDLLTCEPADVLPMAQRYFLF, encoded by the coding sequence ATGCCCGCCACAATTTCCCGTGCCGCCTATGCCGACATGTTCGGCCCCACCACCGGAGACAAGGTTCGCCTTGCCGATACCGATCTCGTCATCGAGGTGGAGAAGGATTTCACCATCTATGGCGAGGAGGTGAAATTCGGAGGCGGCAAAGTCATTCGCGACGGCATGGGCCAGAGCCAGCATGCGCGGGCGGATGGCGCCGTCGACACGGTCATCACCAATGCACTGATCGTCGACCACACCGGTATCTACAAGGCCGATATCGGGTTGAAAGACGGGCGCATCGCGGCGATCGGCAAGGCCGGCAATCCCGATACGCAGCCAGGCGTCGACATCATCATCGGCCCGGGAACCGAGGCGATCGCGGGCGAAGGCAAGATCGTGACCGCCGGCGGCTTCGACAGCCATATCCATTTCATCTGCCCGCAGCAGATCGAAGAGGCGCTGATGTCGGGCGTCACGACGATGCTCGGTGGCGGCACCGGCCCGGCGCATGGAACGCTCGCGACCACCTGCACGCCGGGCCCCTGGCACATGGCGCGGATGATCGAGGCGGCAGACGCCTTTCCCATGAACATCGGTTTTGCCGGCAAGGGCAATGCCTCGCTGCCGGCTGCGCTCGAGGAGATGGTGAAGGGCGGCGCCTGCGCGCTGAAGCTGCACGAGGATTGGGGGACGACGCCGGGCGCCATCGATTGCTGTCTGTCTGTCGCTGACGATTACGATGTGCAGGTGATGATCCACACCGACACGCTGAATGAATCCGGTTTCGTGGAGAACACGATCGCCGCCTTCAAGGATCGCACCATCCATGCCTTCCACACCGAAGGGGCGGGTGGTGGCCATGCGCCGGACATCATCAAGGTCTGCGGCCTGGCGAACGTCCTGCCGTCCTCCACCAATCCCACCAGACCCTATACGCGGAACACGATCGACGAGCATCTCGACATGCTCATGGTCTGCCATCACCTCGATTCCAACATTCCCGAAGACGTGGCCTTCGCCGAAAGCCGCATCCGCAAGGAGACGATCGCCGCGGAAGACATCCTGCATGACATGGGTGCCTTCTCCATCATCGCCTCCGACAGCCAGGCGATGGGACGCGTCGGCGAGGTCCTGATCCGTACCTGGCAGACGGCGCACAAGATGAAGGTGCAGCGCGGCCGCCTTCCCGAGGAGAGGGGCGACAACGACAATTTCCGTGTGCGCCGCTACATCGCGAAAGTGACGATCAATCCCGCGATTGCGCACGGAATGGCCGACGAAATCGGCTCGGTGGAAGCGGGCAAGCGCGCCGATCTCGTTTTGTGGGATCCGGCGTTTTTCGGCGTGAAGCCCTTCATGGTGCTGATCGGCGGCTCGATCGCGGCCGCGCCGATGGGCGATCCGAACGCCTCCATCCCGACGCCGCAGCCGGTGCATTACCGCCCGATGTTCGGCGCCTATGGCAAGGCGCTGACCAATTCCTCCGTCACCTTCGTCTCCAAGGCGGCGATCGACGATGGCCTTGCGGCGCGGCTCGGCGTGGCGAAGGAACTCGTTCCGGTCAAAAACACCCGCGGCGGCATCTCCAAGGCCTCGATGCTCTTGAACGACGCGACGCCGGAGATCGCGGTCGATCCGGAAACCTACGAGGTGCGCGCCAACGGCGACCTCCTCACTTGCGAACCGGCCGATGTTCTGCCGATGGCGCAGCGGTATTTTCTGTTTTGA
- a CDS encoding urease accessory protein UreE: MTSEQMSGSPQTWPRATAVEEAGSPSEGMTETVCLTSDERHRRRLVMTTETGLTFLLDLPEARLLREGDRLVLEDGRRIAVRAKPEPLLEVRAPDRTTLLRLAWHLGNRHTPAALQEGRLLIRRDHVLAEMIRRLGGEIFEVEEAFDPEGGAYGNTHHPGHGHGTELPHSHGPG, encoded by the coding sequence ATGACCAGCGAACAGATGTCCGGCAGCCCGCAGACCTGGCCGCGCGCCACCGCCGTCGAAGAGGCAGGTTCGCCCTCGGAAGGGATGACCGAAACCGTGTGTCTCACCTCGGATGAGCGCCACCGCCGCCGTCTGGTGATGACGACGGAAACCGGGCTGACCTTTCTGCTCGACCTTCCCGAAGCGCGGCTGCTGCGGGAGGGCGACCGCCTGGTTCTGGAAGACGGACGTCGTATCGCCGTGCGGGCAAAGCCTGAGCCGCTGCTGGAGGTGCGCGCGCCCGACCGAACCACGCTTTTGCGGCTCGCCTGGCATCTCGGCAACCGCCATACGCCCGCCGCCCTTCAGGAAGGGCGTCTTCTCATCCGCCGCGATCACGTGCTCGCCGAGATGATCCGCAGGCTCGGCGGAGAAATTTTCGAAGTGGAGGAGGCTTTCGATCCGGAAGGTGGCGCTTATGGCAATACGCACCATCCCGGGCATGGTCATGGCACGGAGCTGCCCCATTCTCATGGGCCAGGATGA
- a CDS encoding urease accessory protein UreF: MAEGASEVESGSENAAAALVTLQYWLSPAFPVGAFAYSHGLERAVAAGWVHDRESLKAWLDALLLCGSFRADALLFAAAVRVRSVGDEQELAEIAELAEALAPSQERHLETMAQGRAFAEATGGPARPWPVAIGAAAADLDIGLVTAVASFLQAAIVNLCSAAQRSVPIGQKDALAVVTALREDVLETAAWAAAADLAELGSATFFSDIASMQHEVQETRLFRS, encoded by the coding sequence ATGGCTGAGGGCGCGAGCGAGGTCGAAAGCGGCAGCGAAAATGCGGCCGCTGCTCTGGTGACGCTCCAGTATTGGCTGTCTCCTGCATTCCCGGTCGGGGCGTTCGCCTATTCGCATGGGCTCGAGCGTGCTGTCGCCGCCGGCTGGGTGCATGACCGCGAAAGCCTGAAGGCATGGCTCGACGCTCTTCTGCTCTGCGGCTCGTTTCGTGCTGATGCTCTGCTCTTCGCAGCAGCCGTTCGCGTGCGTTCGGTCGGAGATGAACAGGAGCTCGCCGAGATAGCCGAGCTTGCCGAGGCTCTGGCGCCTTCGCAGGAGAGGCATCTCGAAACGATGGCGCAGGGGCGTGCCTTCGCCGAGGCGACGGGCGGCCCGGCTAGGCCCTGGCCGGTTGCGATCGGGGCGGCCGCCGCTGATCTCGATATTGGACTTGTGACCGCCGTTGCGAGCTTCCTGCAGGCTGCCATCGTCAATCTCTGTTCAGCAGCGCAAAGGAGCGTTCCGATCGGTCAGAAGGATGCGTTGGCGGTTGTCACTGCGCTGCGCGAGGACGTTCTGGAAACTGCCGCCTGGGCGGCTGCCGCAGATCTCGCCGAGCTTGGCAGCGCGACGTTTTTCTCCGATATCGCGTCGATGCAGCACGAGGTGCAGGAGACGAGGTTGTTCCGCTCATGA
- a CDS encoding LysE family translocator, producing the protein MIAWSLFIPACFAVNCAPGPNNMLAFANAAKVGPLYALLGGLGRMPAFAILIGVTVAGLGAILSASAEAFVVIKLLGAAYLIYVGVRILRHARHLARVDPSSVSLKTLMRRDFTIAITNPKAIAVFTAFFPQFIDPAFPAWSQLARLGGAFLVMEVVAVALYVAAGALLKGLLRSERIFVWLNRFVGSALIVSGGSMAVSSR; encoded by the coding sequence ATGATCGCCTGGAGCCTTTTCATTCCCGCCTGCTTTGCCGTGAATTGCGCGCCCGGGCCCAACAACATGCTGGCCTTTGCCAATGCCGCGAAGGTCGGGCCGCTCTACGCTCTTCTGGGGGGCCTCGGCCGCATGCCGGCTTTCGCTATTTTGATTGGTGTCACCGTTGCGGGGCTTGGCGCGATCCTGTCCGCTTCCGCTGAGGCGTTCGTCGTCATCAAGCTCCTGGGCGCCGCCTATCTCATCTATGTCGGCGTCAGGATTCTGCGCCATGCGCGGCATCTGGCGCGGGTTGACCCGTCCTCGGTCAGCCTGAAGACGCTGATGCGCCGCGACTTCACCATCGCCATCACCAATCCGAAGGCGATCGCGGTTTTTACTGCTTTCTTCCCGCAGTTCATCGATCCGGCTTTTCCGGCGTGGTCGCAGCTTGCGCGGCTCGGCGGCGCCTTTCTCGTCATGGAGGTCGTGGCGGTCGCGCTCTATGTCGCCGCCGGCGCGCTCCTCAAAGGTCTGCTGCGCTCGGAGCGCATCTTCGTCTGGCTCAATCGTTTCGTCGGCTCGGCGCTGATCGTCTCGGGTGGTTCGATGGCGGTGTCGAGCCGATGA
- a CDS encoding GNAT family N-acetyltransferase — protein sequence MVVSFRQADPAFDRWDELHRLLMDCFAYMAARIDPPSSLLRMGPAELAEKAGSETLLLAEEDGRIVGCAFLRLEPDCLYIGKVAVDPAFRGAGLARRLFALAEERARANGRLVLKLQTRVELSENHATFARLGFVKVGETAHDGYDRPTSITMTKPVDPPRPDRAFSAAVPEQA from the coding sequence ATGGTCGTGAGCTTCCGCCAAGCCGATCCGGCCTTCGACCGCTGGGACGAACTTCATCGTCTCTTGATGGATTGCTTCGCCTATATGGCGGCGCGCATCGATCCGCCGTCGTCGCTTCTGCGCATGGGGCCGGCGGAGCTTGCTGAAAAGGCCGGAAGTGAGACGCTGCTTCTGGCCGAAGAGGATGGGCGCATCGTCGGCTGCGCCTTTCTCAGGCTCGAGCCGGACTGCCTTTATATCGGCAAGGTCGCCGTCGATCCGGCCTTTCGCGGGGCGGGGCTGGCGCGACGGCTTTTTGCTCTCGCTGAAGAGCGGGCGCGGGCGAACGGTCGATTGGTCCTCAAGTTGCAGACGCGCGTCGAGCTCTCCGAGAACCACGCCACCTTCGCCCGCCTCGGCTTCGTGAAGGTGGGTGAAACGGCCCATGACGGCTATGACCGTCCGACCAGCATCACCATGACGAAGCCGGTCGACCCTCCACGGCCAGATCGCGCCTTCTCGGCTGCCGTTCCCGAACAAGCCTGA
- the ureG gene encoding urease accessory protein UreG yields the protein MTITAEPAPARQRSPHGPLRVGIGGPVGSGKTTLAEKLCKAMRERHSLAVVTNDIYTKEDALILNRLQALPEDRIVGVETGGCPHTAIREDASINLAAIADLNARHPDLDLVFIESGGDNLAATFSPDLADLTLYVISVAEGEKIPRKGGPAITRSDLLIINKTDLAPYVGADLDVMARDAERVREGRPFVFTDLSRNEGVDQIVDFLARTGGLPG from the coding sequence ATGACGATCACCGCCGAGCCTGCTCCCGCAAGGCAGCGTTCTCCGCACGGCCCCCTTCGCGTCGGCATCGGCGGGCCGGTGGGCTCCGGCAAGACGACGCTTGCCGAAAAGCTCTGCAAGGCGATGCGGGAGCGCCATTCGCTCGCCGTTGTCACCAACGACATCTATACGAAGGAAGACGCGCTCATCCTAAACCGGCTGCAGGCTCTGCCGGAAGATCGCATCGTCGGGGTGGAGACGGGCGGTTGCCCGCATACGGCGATCCGCGAGGATGCATCGATCAACCTTGCTGCCATCGCCGATCTCAACGCCCGCCATCCGGATCTCGATCTCGTCTTCATCGAATCTGGCGGCGACAATCTGGCGGCGACCTTCTCGCCCGATCTCGCCGATTTGACGCTTTACGTGATCAGCGTCGCGGAAGGTGAAAAGATCCCGCGCAAGGGCGGGCCCGCCATCACGCGGTCCGACCTTCTGATCATCAACAAGACCGATCTCGCCCCCTATGTCGGTGCGGACCTCGATGTGATGGCCCGCGATGCGGAGCGGGTGCGCGAGGGAAGACCTTTCGTCTTCACCGATCTTTCCCGCAACGAAGGCGTCGATCAGATCGTCGACTTCCTGGCAAGGACGGGCGGGCTGCCGGGCTAA